The Triticum aestivum cultivar Chinese Spring chromosome 3A, IWGSC CS RefSeq v2.1, whole genome shotgun sequence genome includes a region encoding these proteins:
- the LOC123061114 gene encoding uncharacterized protein isoform X2, with product MFTENHVTTVDARFIGIAREIADARCPADIVQRSFGSAVLAATYRGLCKGCLLKSRKSGLVGCPLLLQLWSYERFPIGRPYVSIDTPFGLEDMAGAYVPAIGDLPTMGSVWARRERQFAHTQVKGCYPFFTVQFDSLHEDQVIWEPYLYQTITSRYPVGISALCTRDRHYWMTKAKLVFDVTVEEMALHRVMRQFGLCQEPAIPDIPWIPDHVHKYSRVGGNKSMAVWLQSISPYVQEWTMAPTNIWNEVGPFDWDKFGLYLQTYRHTTRIYLVPSAAPDQIKAPLTSDMYPTTSVVGTRHHASDLTVQAREEVSALMRQVERGDTIPQPEHLSWLRRMDEKLRGIYASLTCRRSTDVVIPRPAHRPPRPSVHRSEPRHSVQRSEPRHSVQQPRLSVHQPSPSQLGSSSWN from the exons ATGTTCACGGAGAACCATGTGACCACTGTTGATGCACGATTCATCGGTATTGCACGAGAGATAGCTGACGCACGTTGCCCTGCGGATATTGTCCAGAGGAGTTTTGGTTCTGCCGTGTTAGCAGCTACGTATAGAGGCTTGTGCAAAGGTTGCTTATTGAAGTCTAGAAAGTCAGGTCTGGTTGGATGTCCACTATTGTTGCAGCTCTGGTCTTACGAGAGATTCCCTATTGGACGACCCTATGTCTCCATTGACACACCGTTTGGGTTGGAGGACATGGCAGGGGCTTACGTGCCTGCTATCGGCGACTTGCCTACTATGGGATCTGTTTGGGCACGGAGAGAG AGACAGTTTGCACATACCCAGGTGAAGGGCTGCTACCCGTTCTTCACGGTGCAGTTTGATAGTTTGCACGAGGATCAAGTTATCTGGGAGCCCTACTTGTATCAGACTATAACATCTAGGTATCCAGTTGGGATCTCTGCCTTATGCACTAGAGATCGGCACTACTGGATGACCAAGGCAAAGTTGGTGTTCGACGTGACGGTTGAGGAGATGGCTCTTCATAGGGTGATGAGACAGTTTGGTCTATGTCAAGAGCCTGCAATTCCAGATATTCCATGGATACCAGACCACGTTCACAA GTACAGTCGCGTAGGAGGAAACAAGTCCATGGCTGTTTGGCTTCAGAGCATTAGCCCTTACGTTCAAGAATGGACTATGGCACCGACAAATATCTGGAATGAGGTTGGACCCTTTGACTGGGACAAGTTTGGGTTGTATTTACAAACTTACCGGCATACAACGAGGATCTACTTGGTTCCATCAGCTGCTCCTGATCAGATTAAAGCCCCTCTGACCAGCGATATGTACCCAACTACCTCTGTTGTGGGAACGAGACACCACGCG AGTGACTTGACAGTCCAGGCGCGAGAGGAGGTTTCCGCTTTAATGCGGCAGGTTGAGAGGGGGGATACTATCCCACAGCCAGAGCATCTCTCATGGTTGAGGCGTATGGATGAGAAGTTAAGAGGGATTTACGCATCACTTACATGTAGACGATCTACGGATGTTGTCATTCCTCGTCCCGCACATCGGCCCCCACGTCCCTCTGTCCATCGTTCAGAACCACGACACTCTGTGCAGCGTTCAGAACCACGACACTCCGTGCAGCAACCACGCCTCTCTGTGCATCAACCATCTCCTTCACAACTAGGGAGCTCTTCCTGGAATTAG